A single region of the Prochlorococcus marinus str. MIT 0917 genome encodes:
- the acsF gene encoding magnesium-protoporphyrin IX monomethyl ester (oxidative) cyclase, which produces MTATASSPKLRVDTRGTNELPPHLDENLLTPRFYVTEFKKAAKTELTDAREEFEAMLSEMKADYNCTHFDRKASLDRLQELPQKAKETYESYLVRSVISEFSGFLLFKEISNRLKKEGNRDLGKLFQFLARDEARHAGFLSRALVAEGIEVDLPHLGGKRAATWFPISWVIYSVYLSEKIGYWRYILMDRHLKANPDQAFAPLFDFFEPWCQDENRHGDCFTVMMRCWPGITKGFRGKLLSRFFLWSVFLTHTLTVCERGEFYELLGIDPKEFDEEVIKRTNHTSKNAFPWVFNLEDNQFWDLRNKIIESFRAFVGAKGLTKPVKFVKFATLIFKQFALPMEKTNALRYDKNVNFTGQDILNFWIDK; this is translated from the coding sequence ATGACCGCAACAGCTTCTTCTCCAAAACTTAGAGTTGATACACGTGGAACAAATGAGTTACCGCCACATTTAGATGAAAACCTTTTAACCCCTCGCTTTTACGTAACTGAATTTAAAAAAGCAGCTAAGACAGAATTAACTGATGCACGGGAAGAGTTTGAAGCAATGCTCTCAGAAATGAAAGCGGATTATAACTGTACGCATTTTGATAGGAAGGCAAGTCTAGATAGATTACAAGAATTACCTCAGAAGGCTAAAGAGACTTATGAGAGTTATTTAGTTAGATCAGTTATCTCAGAGTTTTCTGGATTCCTACTTTTCAAGGAGATCTCAAATCGTTTAAAGAAAGAGGGAAATAGGGATCTTGGCAAACTATTTCAGTTTTTAGCTAGAGATGAAGCTAGACATGCAGGTTTTCTTAGTAGAGCGTTAGTTGCAGAGGGAATTGAAGTGGATCTCCCTCATCTAGGCGGAAAAAGAGCAGCTACTTGGTTCCCAATTAGTTGGGTTATTTATTCTGTGTATCTTTCAGAAAAAATTGGTTATTGGAGATACATATTGATGGATAGGCACCTTAAGGCTAATCCAGATCAGGCTTTTGCTCCTCTTTTTGATTTCTTTGAACCATGGTGTCAAGACGAGAACAGGCATGGTGATTGTTTTACAGTAATGATGAGATGTTGGCCAGGCATTACTAAAGGATTTAGAGGTAAGCTATTAAGCCGTTTCTTCTTGTGGAGTGTTTTCCTCACTCACACCTTGACAGTTTGCGAAAGGGGTGAGTTTTATGAATTGCTTGGTATTGATCCAAAGGAATTTGATGAGGAAGTGATAAAAAGAACAAACCACACATCTAAAAATGCTTTCCCTTGGGTTTTTAATCTTGAGGACAATCAGTTTTGGGATTTGAGAAACAAAATTATCGAATCTTTCAGAGCTTTTGTAGGTGCTAAAGGTTTAACAAAACCAGTTAAATTTGTTAAATTCGCTACTTTGATATTTAAGCAATTTGCACTCCCAATGGAGAAGACAAATGCACTTAGATATGATAAAAATGTGAATTTTACAGGTCAGGACATTTTGAATTTCTGGATAGATAAATAA
- a CDS encoding 2Fe-2S iron-sulfur cluster-binding protein, with protein MKPIHQITIHHKQEGKTYTFDVPEGEYILRNFESKDENGQIIGDTLPFSCRNGCCSECAVKIISGQMDQQACIGLSKEMRDKGYGLLCVSKAIGPLECETQDEDEVYNAQFGKYFKGLDTQAGNPFDI; from the coding sequence ATGAAACCAATTCACCAGATAACTATTCATCATAAACAGGAGGGAAAAACATATACCTTTGATGTCCCTGAAGGTGAGTATATATTGAGAAATTTTGAATCAAAAGATGAAAACGGACAAATTATTGGAGACACATTGCCATTCTCTTGCAGAAATGGATGTTGTTCTGAGTGCGCAGTTAAGATAATTTCAGGACAAATGGATCAACAAGCTTGTATTGGTCTATCTAAAGAGATGAGGGATAAAGGATACGGGTTGTTATGCGTTTCAAAAGCTATTGGACCATTGGAATGCGAGACTCAAGATGAGGACGAAGTTTATAACGCTCAATTTGGAAAATATTTCAAAGGATTGGACACACAAGCTGGAAATCCATTTGATATTTAA
- the carB gene encoding carbamoyl-phosphate synthase large subunit gives MPRRKDIRRILILGSGPIVIGQACEFDYSGTQACKALRKEGFEVILVNSNPASIMTDPETANRTYVEPLTAPVVEQIIEIERPDALLPTMGGQTALNISVELAESGILEKYNIELIGADLNAIKKAEDRNLFKIAMKNIGVDVCPSGIASNLQEAEIVGNEISSFPKIIRPAFTLGGSGGGIAYNQDEFLELCKTGLDASPVSQILIEKSLLGWKEFELEVMRDLSDNVVIICSIENVDPMGVHTGDSITVAPAQTLTDREYQRLRDYSISIIREIGVATGGSNIQFAINPNNGEIIVIEMNPRVSRSSALASKATGFPIAKIAALLAVGYRLDEIINDITGKTPACFEPSIDYVVTKIPRFAFEKFSGSSSILTTSMKSVGEAMAIGRCFEESFQKAIRSLETGLSGWGCDRVDQNVSSIELERLLRTPSPERIMHVRLAMKNGRSDNEIFSFSKIDPWFLSKLRNIVNAENKLRKCQNITQLEPDFFFKLKQLGFSDHQIAFALNTDELTIRSRRTSLKILPVFKTVDTCASEFSSNTPYHYSTYERQAYKIDNDGNLIKNINLNEIKNDNKNKILILGGGPNRIGQGIEFDYCCCHASYQAQEEDFTTIMINSNPETVSTDYDTSDILYFEPLTLEDVLNVIEFEEPYGIVVQFGGQTPLKLSLPIVNWLEKLENSKLQTKVLGTSPISIDLAEDREQFDKVLRELDIRQPKNGLARTFDESLAVANKVGYPLVVRPSYVLGGRAMEIVYEQDELERYIKEAVKVEPDHPILIDQYLENAIEVDVDALCDVSKNVVIGGLMEHIEPAGIHSGDSACCLPSITLSAESIKTIKHWTKSLATKLNVVGLINLQFAVKRDDEGNEIVYIIEANPRASRTVPFVSKATGVPLAKIATQLLLRKTLKDIGLNNEPIPPLQAIKEAVMPFRRFPGSDSVLGPEMRSTGEVMGSAKTFGMAYAKSELAAGEGLPTSGFVFLSTHDRDKPALIPVAKKLIELGFSVLATSGTSKYLEKFDLNVEKVLKVHEGRPNIEDMIRSGKVQLVINTPIGRQAIYDDKYLRKAALDYSVPTLTTLKGASAAVKGIEALQNQILSVSALQDIHS, from the coding sequence ATGCCACGGCGTAAAGATATACGTCGAATTTTGATACTAGGGTCTGGACCAATTGTCATTGGACAGGCCTGCGAATTCGATTATTCCGGTACCCAGGCATGTAAAGCGCTTAGAAAAGAGGGTTTTGAAGTCATTTTAGTTAACTCTAATCCAGCTTCAATAATGACGGATCCTGAAACGGCAAACAGGACTTATGTTGAACCATTAACGGCTCCAGTTGTTGAACAAATTATAGAAATAGAAAGACCTGATGCTCTTTTGCCAACAATGGGTGGGCAAACTGCTTTGAATATTTCAGTGGAATTGGCAGAATCTGGAATTTTAGAAAAATATAATATTGAATTAATTGGTGCCGATCTCAATGCAATTAAAAAAGCAGAGGATAGAAATTTATTTAAAATAGCGATGAAAAATATTGGCGTTGATGTATGTCCATCTGGTATAGCTTCCAATCTTCAAGAAGCTGAAATAGTTGGAAATGAAATTTCTTCATTCCCAAAAATTATACGTCCTGCTTTCACATTAGGAGGAAGTGGAGGCGGTATAGCTTATAACCAGGATGAATTTTTAGAATTATGTAAAACAGGCTTAGACGCTAGCCCTGTTTCTCAAATACTTATTGAAAAATCTCTTTTAGGTTGGAAAGAATTTGAGTTAGAAGTTATGAGGGATTTATCAGATAATGTTGTAATTATATGCAGTATTGAAAATGTTGACCCTATGGGAGTTCACACTGGAGATTCTATTACAGTAGCTCCTGCGCAAACTCTAACCGACAGAGAATATCAACGTTTAAGAGACTATTCAATTTCAATAATTAGAGAAATTGGAGTAGCAACTGGTGGAAGCAATATACAATTTGCAATTAATCCCAATAATGGTGAAATTATAGTAATTGAGATGAATCCTCGTGTTAGTAGATCATCAGCTTTAGCAAGTAAAGCTACAGGTTTTCCCATTGCCAAAATTGCCGCTCTTTTGGCTGTTGGTTATAGACTAGATGAGATTATTAACGATATTACTGGTAAGACTCCCGCGTGTTTTGAACCTTCAATTGATTACGTTGTTACTAAAATACCCCGTTTTGCATTTGAAAAATTCTCTGGGAGTTCTTCAATTCTAACTACTTCAATGAAGTCAGTTGGGGAGGCTATGGCAATAGGAAGATGTTTTGAAGAATCTTTTCAAAAGGCAATACGATCTTTAGAGACAGGACTCAGTGGTTGGGGCTGTGATCGAGTTGATCAGAATGTATCATCTATTGAATTAGAAAGACTATTAAGGACGCCTTCTCCAGAGAGAATAATGCATGTTCGATTAGCAATGAAGAATGGACGTAGTGATAATGAAATTTTCTCTTTTTCTAAAATAGATCCTTGGTTCTTATCAAAACTTAGGAATATAGTAAATGCAGAGAACAAATTACGTAAGTGTCAAAACATTACTCAATTAGAGCCGGATTTTTTCTTCAAACTAAAACAACTTGGATTCTCTGATCATCAAATTGCCTTTGCACTAAATACTGATGAATTAACAATTAGATCTAGAAGAACATCCCTAAAAATATTACCTGTTTTTAAAACGGTTGATACATGTGCTTCTGAATTCTCCTCCAATACTCCATATCATTATTCTACATATGAAAGACAAGCTTACAAGATTGATAATGATGGAAATTTAATCAAGAATATTAATCTTAATGAAATTAAAAATGATAATAAAAATAAAATTTTAATTTTGGGTGGAGGTCCAAATCGTATTGGACAAGGTATCGAATTTGATTATTGTTGTTGTCATGCTTCTTATCAAGCTCAAGAGGAAGATTTTACAACAATAATGATAAATAGTAACCCCGAAACGGTTTCTACTGATTATGACACTAGCGATATACTTTACTTTGAACCTCTAACTCTAGAAGATGTTCTAAATGTTATTGAATTTGAGGAACCTTATGGAATAGTAGTTCAATTTGGAGGGCAAACTCCTTTAAAACTCTCTTTACCAATAGTCAATTGGTTAGAGAAATTGGAAAACTCAAAGTTACAAACAAAAGTTTTAGGTACATCACCTATCTCAATTGATTTGGCTGAAGACAGAGAGCAATTTGACAAAGTTTTGAGGGAATTGGATATAAGGCAACCTAAAAATGGTCTTGCTAGAACTTTTGATGAGTCATTGGCTGTCGCTAATAAAGTTGGCTATCCATTGGTTGTTAGGCCTTCATATGTACTCGGTGGTAGAGCTATGGAAATTGTTTACGAGCAAGATGAATTGGAAAGATATATTAAGGAAGCTGTAAAAGTTGAGCCAGATCATCCAATCCTTATAGATCAATATTTAGAGAATGCAATTGAGGTTGATGTTGATGCTTTATGTGATGTAAGCAAAAATGTTGTAATTGGTGGATTGATGGAGCATATAGAGCCAGCTGGTATTCATTCTGGAGATTCCGCCTGTTGCCTTCCTTCTATAACGCTATCTGCAGAATCAATTAAAACAATTAAGCATTGGACAAAATCTTTAGCTACTAAACTAAATGTGGTTGGTCTAATCAATCTTCAATTTGCTGTCAAGAGAGATGATGAGGGCAATGAGATTGTCTATATTATTGAGGCAAATCCAAGGGCTTCAAGAACAGTTCCTTTCGTTTCTAAAGCCACTGGAGTCCCTCTAGCGAAAATTGCAACACAGTTACTTTTACGTAAAACATTAAAAGATATTGGATTAAACAATGAACCAATTCCACCACTTCAAGCTATAAAAGAGGCCGTTATGCCTTTTAGACGTTTCCCTGGCTCAGATAGTGTTTTAGGACCAGAAATGCGTTCAACTGGTGAGGTGATGGGATCTGCAAAAACTTTTGGAATGGCCTATGCAAAATCCGAACTTGCAGCCGGAGAGGGATTGCCCACTTCCGGTTTTGTTTTCTTATCTACGCATGATCGAGATAAACCTGCATTAATTCCAGTAGCAAAGAAATTAATTGAATTAGGCTTTTCAGTTCTGGCAACATCAGGCACTTCCAAGTATCTAGAGAAATTTGATTTAAATGTAGAAAAGGTTCTCAAGGTTCACGAAGGAAGACCAAATATTGAGGATATGATTCGATCTGGAAAGGTTCAGTTGGTAATAAATACTCCAATTGGACGTCAAGCAATTTATGATGATAAATATCTTAGAAAAGCAGCTCTTGACTATTCTGTACCAACTTTGACAACCTTAAAGGGTGCTAGTGCTGCTGTAAAAGGTATAGAGGCATTGCAGAATCAAATTCTATCTGTTTCAGCTTTACAAGATATTCATTCCTAA
- a CDS encoding DUF3318 domain-containing protein, translated as MSELQRLKGLLPPENQSWVFIEAAAAIDPPLITLEEIGRDEVEIQVDLEQWDYLAQDHRNLLFWHEVGRIQNDTIPRDGWEMAALAIGLGGAIGELWVQDGLLLLMALGLSGFAGYRLYLKNNSEKRLQDAISADERAIDLACRFGYSVPNAYKSLGGALKDLVEKSRKKKKRTFYEDRLEALRKSAEKARAEMASQEGSQKSVTSENVYG; from the coding sequence ATGAGCGAACTACAGCGCCTTAAAGGGCTGCTGCCACCAGAAAACCAAAGCTGGGTATTCATTGAAGCCGCAGCAGCAATAGATCCTCCTCTTATCACGCTTGAAGAAATAGGGCGAGATGAAGTGGAGATTCAAGTTGACCTTGAGCAATGGGACTATTTAGCTCAAGATCATAGAAATCTATTGTTTTGGCATGAGGTGGGACGCATTCAAAATGACACCATACCAAGAGATGGCTGGGAAATGGCAGCACTTGCAATAGGTTTAGGTGGTGCTATTGGAGAATTATGGGTTCAAGATGGTTTGCTACTTTTAATGGCTCTTGGTTTATCAGGTTTTGCAGGTTATCGGCTTTACTTAAAAAATAATTCAGAGAAACGATTACAAGATGCGATATCCGCTGATGAGAGAGCTATAGATTTAGCATGTAGATTTGGATATAGCGTTCCAAATGCTTATAAGAGCCTTGGCGGTGCATTAAAGGATTTAGTTGAAAAATCTAGAAAGAAAAAAAAGCGAACATTCTATGAAGATAGATTAGAAGCACTAAGAAAGAGTGCTGAAAAAGCTCGCGCAGAAATGGCATCTCAAGAGGGATCCCAAAAATCAGTTACGAGTGAAAATGTTTATGGATAG
- a CDS encoding NAD(P)-dependent oxidoreductase, translating into MKLAFIGLGAIGKPMSERLIDSGYELNLYHRNKQKKVDNKKYFADPIDAVTDCDGLLICVTDDNAVESVLFGDNGVSDSLMSNSFVIDFSTISPNKSISIHKRLAKKNIFYVDCPVSGGTEGAHKGSLSLFIGASKKECLSFEHIFEVLGKSINYFNGVGKGQKVKALNQILVAGTYAAVAEAMELGKLLDLPMDDVVAALKVGAANSWPLENRSKAMLIDEHPLGFKLELHHKDLSIAIDLANSINIDLPIASRVKEIEQRLIHDGLGELDISVLHRYISGAKKES; encoded by the coding sequence ATGAAACTAGCTTTTATTGGTCTTGGCGCAATTGGTAAGCCCATGTCTGAGCGTCTCATTGATAGTGGCTATGAATTGAATTTATATCATAGAAATAAACAAAAAAAGGTCGACAATAAAAAATATTTTGCTGACCCTATTGATGCTGTTACTGACTGCGATGGCCTCTTGATTTGCGTTACTGATGATAATGCGGTTGAATCTGTTCTATTTGGTGATAATGGAGTTTCAGACTCACTAATGTCCAACTCTTTTGTGATTGATTTCTCTACAATAAGCCCTAACAAATCTATTTCTATACATAAAAGATTAGCTAAAAAAAATATCTTTTATGTTGACTGTCCAGTTTCAGGGGGGACAGAGGGAGCTCATAAAGGTTCACTGTCTTTGTTTATTGGTGCAAGCAAAAAAGAGTGTTTATCTTTTGAACATATATTTGAAGTCCTCGGTAAATCAATTAATTATTTTAATGGCGTAGGTAAAGGTCAAAAAGTCAAAGCTCTTAATCAGATATTAGTCGCAGGAACGTATGCAGCAGTAGCTGAGGCAATGGAATTAGGAAAATTGCTTGATTTGCCCATGGATGATGTGGTTGCTGCTTTAAAAGTTGGAGCAGCGAATTCATGGCCATTAGAAAATAGATCAAAAGCAATGTTGATTGATGAACATCCATTGGGATTTAAATTAGAGTTGCATCATAAGGATTTATCTATAGCTATTGATCTGGCCAACTCTATCAATATTGATTTGCCAATTGCTTCTAGAGTTAAAGAAATTGAGCAAAGATTGATCCATGATGGTTTAGGTGAATTGGATATTTCTGTACTGCATAGATACATCTCAGGAGCAAAAAAAGAAAGCTAG